One genomic region from Populus nigra chromosome 8, ddPopNigr1.1, whole genome shotgun sequence encodes:
- the LOC133701326 gene encoding pentatricopeptide repeat-containing protein At5g66520-like translates to MLVPLSHFLKSTKWQIPRKSYNTWVLAIKNASSPHKALQLYTHMHRQSIPFDTFSILFTLKSCTHFKNLTIIHHLHSHIIKLGFNTHVYVSTCLLHAYAVMSFDQACDLFDEMPQRNIVTWNTMITGYSRSGSINKARSLFEAMPVRDAASWSAMITCYINNGFRDQGLSFFREMMANENPKPDQVTVGSVLSGCAHMGSLGLLAGKSVHGFVVKNGWELNVDIGTLLVDMYAKCGFFKNAVWVFVLMQERNVSTWTALICGAAQQGFCQEVLSLFKMMQEAGVRPNEMTFTGILNACARTGLIEEGRKYFKMIKETGLEPRIQHYGCMVDMFGKAGLLEEAYEVIKEMEFEPNIVIWGSFLSACKMHKQFDIAVRVIGQVLRDIKPENDGGIYSLVSDLYVLNKKWDDAERVRNLVLNQNVRKARG, encoded by the coding sequence ATGCTAGTTCCTCTCTCACACTTCCTCAAATCCACAAAATGGCAAATCCCCAGAAAAAGCTACAACACATGGGTTTTAGCCATAAAAAATGCCTCTTCTCCTCACAAAGCATTGCAACTCTACACTCATATGCACCGCCAATCCATACCTTTTGACACCTTCTCAATACTCTTTACTCTAAAATCATGTACCCATTTCAAGAACCTCACGATAATTCACCACTTGCATTCCCATATAATCAAACTTGGCTTCAATACACATGTTTATGTTTCCACTTGCCTCCTGCATGCATACGCTGTCATGTCGTTTGATCAAGCGTGTGATTTGTTCGATGAAATGCCTCAGAGAAATATAGTTACATGGAACACGATGATTACTGGGTATTCAAGGTCAGGGAGTATCAATAAAGCACGTTCTCTTTTTGAGGCTATGCCTGTGAGGGATGCAGCTTCATGGTCCGCCATGATTACCTGTTATATTAATAATGGGTTTCGGGATCAAGGGTTGTCATTTTTTCGAGAAATGATGGCTAATGAGAACCCAAAACCAGACCAAGTGACTGTAGGTTCTGTTTTATCGGGTTGTGCACACATGGGTTCTCTTGGATTGTTAGCTGGGAAATCAGTTCATGGCTTTGTAGTGAAGAATGGGTGGGAGTTGAACGTGGATATTGGCACGCTTCTTGTTGACATGTATGCCAAGTGTGGATTCTTTAAGAATGCTGTCTGGGTTTTTGTTCTGATGCAAGAAAGAAATGTCTCGACTTGGACTGCATTGATATGTGGTGCAGCGCAACAGGGCTTTTGTCAAGAGGTGTTATCGTTGTTTAAGATGATGCAAGAAGCAGGTGTTAGGCCTAACGAGATGACTTTCACGGGGATTCTTAATGCCTGTGCGCGTACGGGGTTGATTGAAGAGGGTCGcaagtattttaaaatgatcaaaGAGACTGGTTTGGAGCCTAGAATTCAGCATTATGGATGCATGGTTGATATGTTTGGTAAGGCAGGGTTGTTAGAAGAAGCTTATGAGGTTATTAAAGAGATGGAGTTTGAGCCTAACATTGTCATCTGGGGTTCCTTTTTATCAGCGTGCAAGATGCATAAGCAATTTGACATCGCTGTTAGAGTGATAGGGCAGGTCTTGAGGGATATAAAACCAGAGAATGATGGAGGGATTTATAGTCTTGTATctgatttgtatgttttaaatAAGAAATGGGATGATGCAGAAAGGGTGAGGAACTTAGTGCTTAACCAAAATGTGAGAAAAGCCAGGGGCTAG
- the LOC133701431 gene encoding transcription factor MYB86-like — MVSCDDMQEGLGNKTGHQCCSKRKVKRGLWSPDEDEKLIKYITTHGHGSWSSVPKLAGLQRCGKSCRLRWINYLRPDLKRGSFTAQEESIIVEIHRMLGNRWAQIAKHLPGRTDNEVKNFWNSCIKKKLIAQGLDPKTHNLLSNNYKHNNNNNACKLISYQYSHQQTTSTFTVDSQINDISMDMKAPLIPFPTIPQVPDTNPYPPLLHKFSSISTCEYQNPNTLAFLESGSKSSIGSVPVSSSASHPSEFGMLDESCMWAGGYELIQSIKSEKEQPEQQVETIEKTNELISAGQNMVASFETSTFDFDFVESTLLPCGMYYNPSPIVQPAWNSWALQEKK, encoded by the exons atggtGAGCTGTGATGATATGCAGGAGGGTTTGGGAAATAAAACGGGCCACCAATGCTGCAGCAAACGGAAGGTGAAGAGAGGGTTATGGTCTCCAGATGAAGACGAGAagctaataaaatatataaccaCCCATGGCCATGGTTCTTGGAGTTCTGTTCCAAAGCTAGCAG GGCTGCAAAGGTGTGGAAAGAGTTGTAGATTGAGATGGATAAACTACTTGAGACCAGATCTCAAAAGAGGTTCGTTTACTGCACAAGAAGAAAGTATCATCGTTGAGATTCACAGAATGCTAGGCAATAGATGGGCTCAAATAGCTAAGCATTTGCCTGGTAGAACTGACAATGAGGTCAAGAACTTCTGGAACTCGTGCATCAAAAAGAAGCTCATTGCACAAGGGTTAGATCCAAAAACTCATAATCTCCTCTCTAATAATTACAaacataacaataacaataatgcaTGCAAACTGATCTCTTATCAATATTCCCATCAACAAACCACCTCAACTTTCACAGTAGATTCACAAATCAATGATATTTCAATGGATATGAAAGCACCCCTCATTCCATTCCCTACGATTCCCCAAGTTCCTGATACCAATCCATATCCCCCCTTGTTGCACAAATTCTCTTCCATATCAACATGTGAATACCAAAACCCTAATACACTAGCTTTCTTGGAGTCTGGAAGCAAGTCTTCAATCGGAAGTGTCCCTGTATCCTCTTCTGCTTCACATCCATCTGAGTTTGGCATGCTAGATGAGAGCTGCATGTGGGCTGGTGGCTATGAACTCATTCAATCCATAAAATCTGAAAAAGAGCAGCCAGAACAGCAAGTGGAAACGATTGAGAAGACCAATGAGTTAATAAGTGCTGGGCAGAATATGGTTGCTTCATTTGAAACTTCCACCTTCGATTTTGATTTTGTGGAGTCTACTCTATTGCCTTGTGGGATGTACTATAACCCTAGTCCCATAGTTCAACCTGCATGGAATTCATGGGCCTTGCAAGAGAAAAAGTGA
- the LOC133701221 gene encoding uncharacterized protein LOC133701221 isoform X1 — MIKRRIGIPLLKVQFRVLLLLQTMLKNHPQPIPRLATLGSETSGGSVYILNLVEPVNFDSSSAIGRMLFKAASFNCTIWTADCNPNSSQAVIGTNLGAALVNLVTGMASWVCRSKSDVLAQQLNPSGNVVLCGLINGAILTVDVREKQERVSDRLIRHRIPYSSLGRQGPSSSKQWFEVKGNMYSSRTIFMPSSICWKVSMMVWPWFDGGLAMVGGGIGRRK, encoded by the exons ATGATAAAGAGAAGAATCGGTATTCCCCTCTTGAAGGTTCAATTCcgggttcttcttcttctacaaaCAATGCTCAAGAACCATCCACAGCCAATACCCAG GTTAGCTACTCTCGGATCAGAGACATCTGGAGGATCTGTTTATATTCTTAACCTTGTTGAACCAGTCAATTTTGATTCAAGTTCTGCTATAGGTCGAATGTTGTTTAAGGCTGCATCTTTCAATTGCACCATTTGGACTGCAGATTGCAATCCTAACTCAAGTCAGGCAGTGATTG GAACAAATCTGGGAGCTGCCCTGGTCAATTTGGTAACTGGAATGGCATCATGGGTGTGTAGAAGCAAAAGTGATGTTTTGGCTCAACAGCTCAATCCATCG GGGAATGTTGTTTTATGTGGGCTAATAAATGGAGCAATTTTGACAGTTGATGTTcgtgaaaaacaagaaagggTTTCAGATAGACTTATAAGGCATAGAATACCTTATTCATCACTGGGCAGACAAGGTCCCAGTTCTAGTAAACAATGGTTTGAG GTCAAAGGAAACATGTACTCTTCTCGTACTATTTTTATGCCTTCATCTATATGCTG GAAGGTTTCAATGATGGTTTGGCCATGGTTTGATGGTGGTTTGGCCATGGTGGGTGGTGGCATTGgcagaagaaaataa
- the LOC133701221 gene encoding uncharacterized protein LOC133701221 isoform X2: MLKNHPQPIPRLATLGSETSGGSVYILNLVEPVNFDSSSAIGRMLFKAASFNCTIWTADCNPNSSQAVIGTNLGAALVNLVTGMASWVCRSKSDVLAQQLNPSGNVVLCGLINGAILTVDVREKQERVSDRLIRHRIPYSSLGRQGPSSSKQWFEVKGNMYSSRTIFMPSSICWKVSMMVWPWFDGGLAMVGGGIGRRK, translated from the exons ATGCTCAAGAACCATCCACAGCCAATACCCAG GTTAGCTACTCTCGGATCAGAGACATCTGGAGGATCTGTTTATATTCTTAACCTTGTTGAACCAGTCAATTTTGATTCAAGTTCTGCTATAGGTCGAATGTTGTTTAAGGCTGCATCTTTCAATTGCACCATTTGGACTGCAGATTGCAATCCTAACTCAAGTCAGGCAGTGATTG GAACAAATCTGGGAGCTGCCCTGGTCAATTTGGTAACTGGAATGGCATCATGGGTGTGTAGAAGCAAAAGTGATGTTTTGGCTCAACAGCTCAATCCATCG GGGAATGTTGTTTTATGTGGGCTAATAAATGGAGCAATTTTGACAGTTGATGTTcgtgaaaaacaagaaagggTTTCAGATAGACTTATAAGGCATAGAATACCTTATTCATCACTGGGCAGACAAGGTCCCAGTTCTAGTAAACAATGGTTTGAG GTCAAAGGAAACATGTACTCTTCTCGTACTATTTTTATGCCTTCATCTATATGCTG GAAGGTTTCAATGATGGTTTGGCCATGGTTTGATGGTGGTTTGGCCATGGTGGGTGGTGGCATTGgcagaagaaaataa
- the LOC133702274 gene encoding peroxidase 7, with the protein MKCSFSFGFLLILVLPLILASAQDGKYERAAYHDNYEGAVQKDQDYEGQYQDQEKGPAKYDKNYEKERTPAQNDQHYDQEEQDYHVPSLEISTLLDNLPSDDLVSFGYYSKSCPKAESIINKHVTKWVEEDRTLAASLLRLHFHDCAVHGCDGSILLNHEGSERTAEASKSLRGFEVIDAIKAEMEKECPRTVSCADILTAASRDATVLLGGPYWDVPYGRKDGKVSIDKDAELVPMGRENITTLIEFYQSNGLNVLDLVVLSGAHTIGRATCGSLQYRLYNYAGTGRQDESLDYRYANFLKRKCRWASEYVDLDATTPRTFDNVYYKNLQDKMGLLHTDQSLYSDSRTSPIVDALADAPSDFFDHQFAVSMTKLGNILVPAVQDGGEIRTKCYSVNSNY; encoded by the exons atgaAGTGCTCTTTTTCCTTTGGTTTTCTCCTCATCCTTGTTCTTCCCTTGATTTTAGCCTCAGCCCAGGACGGAAAATATGAACGCGCGGCCTACCATGATAATTACGAAGGAGCAGTCCAGAAAGATCAAGATTATGAGGGCCAATACCAAGATCAAGAAAAGGGACCAGCTaagtatgataaaaattatgaaaaagaaagaacgcCAGCACAGAATGATCAACATTACGACCAAGAAGAACAAGATTATCATGTACCTTCATTGGAGATCTCAACATTGCTGGATAACTTGCCTTCAGATGATCTGGTATCTTTTGGATACTATAGCAAGAGCTGTCCTAAAGCTGAATCCATCATTAATAAACACGTGACCAAATGGGTTGAAGAGGACCGAACCCTTGCTGCGAGTCTCCTGAGGTTGCACTTCCATGACTGTGCCGTGCAT GGTTGTGATGGCTCCATTCTGTTGAACCATGAGGGAAGTGAGAGAACAGCAGAGGCAAGCAAGTCTCTTAGGGGGTTTGAAGTAATCGATGCTATCAAAGCTGAGATGGAGAAAGAGTGCCCAAGAACTGTATCGTGCGCTGACATTCTTACCGCAGCCTCTAGAGATGCTACCGTTCTTCTTGGCGGTCCATACTGGGACGtgccctatggaaggaaagatgGGAAAGTTTCTATTGACAAGGATGCTGAATTGGTGCCAATGGGCAGGGAAAACATCACTACCCTGATTGAATTCTACCAATCTAATGGTTTGAATGTCCTTGATTTGGTGGTTCTCTCAG GGGCACATACAATTGGCAGGGCTACATGCGGTTCACTACAATATAGGCTGTACAACTATGCAGGAACCGGCAGACAAGATGAATCCCTTGATTATAGATACGCGAActtcttgaaaagaaaatgcagatGGGCCTCTGAGTATGTTGATCTAGATGCTACAACCCCACGGACTTTTGACAATGTTTACTACAAGAATCTTCAAGACAAGATGGGACTTCTGCACACAGATCAATCGCTATATTCTGATTCAAGGACTTCTCCAATTGTTGATGCGTTGGCTGATGCGCCTTCCGATTTCTTCGATCACCAGTTTGCAGTGTCGATGACAAAGCTCGGCAATATTCTAGTCCCTGCAGTTCAAGACGGAGGTGAAATTCGAACCAAGTGCTACTCCGTCAATTCTAATTATTGA